In the genome of uncultured Celeribacter sp., the window CCGAGACGCAGTTCGATCTGTTCCGATTCTCGGATGCGCCGATCATGGAACGCCTTGGCTTCATGCGTCAGATGGTCGAGGGACAGTGATGTCGCTCACCGAGACAGACATCGCCGCCCGCGAAGCGCTAAAGGAACGCTTGGGCAAGGGGGCGCGGTTCGACGCCCCCAATGCGCCCGCAGAGGACTTACTTTTGGCCCGTCGCGGCACCGCCTATTTCGCCCGCAAACTCATGGAATTGTCCGATGAGGACCTCTATGCCCCCTCCGCGATTTCCGGCCTGACCCGCGCGCATATCATTGTGCGCGTCAGCTATGAGGCCCGTTATCAGGCGCTGGCTCTGGAGGCCTTGAACAAGGGTGAGCTCTTGGAATTGCCCGAGGAATTGCCCTCGCTCGATCTTGCCGCCACCCTTCCGGCCCGCGCGCTTCGGCACCTGTTCCGGCATTCCGAAGTGCATCTCAACGTCTGCTGGCGTGATTTGTCCGAGGATCAATGGGATGCGGCGCTCACCTTGGCCGACGGCACTCTGACGACACCCCGCGCCCTGCCTTTGCTGCGCGCCAAAGGCATCTGGCAAGGTGCCCTCGATCTCGGCAATGGTGCGCGCCGCGCGGATGTGCCGACAGCC includes:
- a CDS encoding maleylpyruvate isomerase N-terminal domain-containing protein, with product MSLTETDIAAREALKERLGKGARFDAPNAPAEDLLLARRGTAYFARKLMELSDEDLYAPSAISGLTRAHIIVRVSYEARYQALALEALNKGELLELPEELPSLDLAATLPARALRHLFRHSEVHLNVCWRDLSEDQWDAALTLADGTLTTPRALPLLRAKGIWQGALDLGNGARRADVPTALAL